Proteins encoded together in one bacterium window:
- the secG gene encoding preprotein translocase subunit SecG has product MFTLLMTLFIFSSLLLAILILIQQGKGDMGMGSLGGSTQMLFGGSGGQNFFEKATWILGAIFLFGSLGLTVLKAKTTRESGLKGFVSKKLASREVAQETKSLDMDLATDRKDTV; this is encoded by the coding sequence ATGTTTACTCTTTTAATGACCTTATTTATTTTCTCATCACTTCTTCTTGCCATTTTAATTTTGATTCAACAAGGCAAAGGCGATATGGGTATGGGTAGCCTTGGTGGCAGCACTCAAATGCTTTTTGGCGGTTCAGGCGGACAAAACTTTTTTGAAAAAGCCACCTGGATTCTTGGCGCTATATTTTTGTTTGGCTCTCTTGGCCTCACGGTACTCAAAGCAAAAACCACCAGAGAATCAGGCTTAAAAGGCTTTGTAAGCAAAAAGCTTGCTTCCAGAGAAGTAGCACAAGAAACTAAATCTCTTGATATGGATTTAGCAACTGACCGTAAAGATACTGTTTAA
- a CDS encoding ABC transporter permease codes for MLIKLADYIGAKSISCAERLGEIGLFLGDSVITLFTTRLKLKKLFYYMNYIGVNSLGVVGLIGITGGAVLALQSYIGLHRFGAQRFIGPVVFLSMTRELGPVFTAIMVIGRAGSAITAEIGTMRITEQIDALQTLCINVKQYLVIPRILAGTFILPFLSIICSLSGILSGYLIAVYALGINSEVYMEAIRESSELSDITIGLLKACFFGFLITLVSTYKGYTTSGGSKGVGIATTESVVFSNVTIFIANYILTSLLF; via the coding sequence GTGTTAATTAAACTTGCTGACTACATTGGTGCAAAATCAATTAGTTGTGCTGAACGCCTTGGAGAAATAGGTCTGTTTCTTGGTGATTCAGTCATTACGTTATTTACAACACGACTTAAACTTAAAAAACTTTTTTATTATATGAACTATATCGGCGTCAATTCGCTTGGCGTCGTTGGGCTGATTGGTATTACTGGTGGCGCTGTACTCGCGCTGCAAAGCTATATCGGCCTGCATCGCTTTGGTGCGCAACGATTTATAGGTCCCGTTGTATTTCTTTCAATGACGCGCGAACTTGGCCCCGTTTTTACCGCCATTATGGTTATTGGTCGCGCGGGCTCTGCTATCACGGCTGAAATTGGTACTATGCGGATCACGGAACAAATTGATGCCCTACAAACCTTGTGCATTAATGTTAAGCAGTATTTAGTAATCCCTCGCATTTTGGCAGGCACGTTTATTTTGCCATTTCTGTCCATTATTTGTTCTTTATCTGGAATACTTTCTGGCTATCTGATTGCAGTTTACGCACTTGGCATTAACTCAGAAGTTTATATGGAAGCCATTCGCGAAAGCTCAGAACTTTCTGATATTACCATTGGACTCTTAAAAGCATGTTTTTTTGGCTTTTTGATTACACTTGTCAGCACCTACAAAGGATATACAACCAGTGGAGGTTCAAAGGGCGTTGGTATCGCAACAACAGAAAGCGTCGTTTTTTCTAACGTTACCATCTTTATTGCAAATTATATTCTAACCTCTTTACTGTTTTAA
- a CDS encoding ATP-binding cassette domain-containing protein, with product MIQLIDLKKSFGTKEITCGLDLTINAGEFIAIIGKSGEGKSVLLKQIIGLIKPDSGQVIIDDEDVTKLKGKKQQEVFKKCGYVFQFAALLDSLTVFENIGITLLEENIPTEQVLPLVLEKITSVGLGPDVLDKYPAELSGGMKKRVGLARTLMLTPKILLYDEPTTGLDPMTTRLIHELIFDTHKKFNITTIVISHDIEVFKFATHVAMLYEGKIVYKGDAKTIWECDNPYIYQFIRGLPDGPIKQISTQPASSSNTPTSQDDT from the coding sequence ATGATACAACTTATTGATCTAAAAAAATCATTCGGAACAAAAGAAATTACGTGCGGCCTTGATTTAACCATCAATGCTGGCGAATTTATTGCTATCATCGGTAAATCTGGCGAGGGGAAATCTGTTTTACTCAAACAGATTATTGGCTTAATCAAACCTGATTCCGGCCAAGTTATTATTGACGATGAAGACGTCACCAAACTCAAAGGCAAAAAACAACAAGAAGTTTTTAAAAAATGCGGCTACGTATTTCAGTTTGCCGCCCTGCTTGATTCATTAACCGTCTTTGAAAATATTGGCATCACTCTATTAGAAGAAAATATACCAACAGAGCAAGTACTTCCACTCGTTCTTGAAAAAATTACCAGCGTTGGCTTGGGCCCAGACGTTTTAGATAAATACCCAGCAGAACTGTCGGGCGGGATGAAAAAACGCGTTGGCCTTGCACGCACACTCATGCTCACGCCAAAAATATTATTGTATGACGAGCCGACGACCGGTCTTGATCCAATGACCACCCGTCTCATTCATGAATTAATTTTTGATACGCATAAAAAATTTAATATCACCACTATCGTCATATCGCACGATATTGAAGTCTTCAAATTTGCAACACATGTTGCTATGCTTTACGAAGGTAAAATTGTTTATAAAGGCGATGCAAAAACAATCTGGGAATGCGATAATCCTTACATTTATCAATTTATTCGCGGCCTCCCAGACGGACCTATAAAACAAATAAGTACACAACCAGCAAGTTCAAGTAACACTCCAACAAGCCAAGATGATACATAA
- a CDS encoding sigma-54-dependent Fis family transcriptional regulator: protein MIYEKPLLLIIDDETAILKTLKEALEDESFRVQTLAEPREALELIGQLVPDMILLDISMPHINGLDLLDNIKREYPQQKVMIISGYGNIPLALEAIRKGAYDFIEKPLNLDEILPKLEFLKTDTTLQTTKPNSQKRKHEEYGIVGKSYFFQEFIDQIQRVAPLKLPLLIYGHHGTGKSMMAHYAHALSTMADLPFQTFNCGSDNDDDDLFDTFLTQTGTLFVKNIDMLSMRLQKKLAAHLENKTLENQRFMASAHSSLIFRVHDGSFNSLLFFKLNVTPLEIPALNKRPYDIPLLIEYFVEKNKEKHHKTIIFPTSTVRLLRNHQWTDNVRELEQFIEKVTLLAPEDHYVVTQDKLEMYFKEKDLAFVEEQSFTFFNSLNEATSTFEKKFLLYFLRKNKYDLDQVSSKLSINTSQLRSKMLDLNIDDIKSS, encoded by the coding sequence ATGATTTACGAAAAACCACTTCTTTTAATTATCGATGACGAAACCGCTATTCTCAAGACTCTCAAAGAAGCGTTAGAAGATGAAAGCTTTCGCGTGCAAACACTTGCAGAACCACGTGAAGCACTCGAGCTTATTGGTCAATTAGTACCAGATATGATTTTGCTCGATATTTCTATGCCACACATCAATGGCCTTGATTTGCTTGACAACATAAAAAGAGAATACCCTCAACAAAAAGTAATGATCATTTCTGGATATGGCAATATTCCTCTTGCACTTGAAGCAATCCGCAAAGGCGCGTACGACTTTATAGAGAAGCCTTTAAATTTAGACGAGATTTTACCAAAGCTCGAATTCTTAAAAACGGATACAACCCTGCAAACCACAAAGCCAAACTCTCAAAAAAGAAAACATGAAGAATACGGCATTGTTGGAAAAAGTTATTTTTTCCAAGAATTTATTGATCAAATCCAACGCGTTGCACCATTAAAACTTCCTCTCCTCATTTATGGTCATCACGGCACCGGCAAAAGTATGATGGCGCACTATGCACACGCACTCAGCACCATGGCAGACTTGCCGTTTCAGACATTCAACTGCGGATCGGACAACGATGATGATGATCTATTCGATACGTTTTTAACACAAACCGGCACATTATTTGTTAAAAATATTGATATGCTTTCAATGCGTTTGCAAAAAAAACTTGCCGCGCATCTTGAAAATAAAACACTAGAAAACCAACGCTTCATGGCATCGGCACATTCTTCGCTGATTTTTCGGGTTCACGACGGTTCCTTTAACAGTCTGCTTTTTTTCAAGCTTAACGTAACTCCGCTTGAAATTCCAGCTCTCAACAAACGTCCGTATGATATTCCATTGTTGATTGAATACTTTGTAGAAAAAAATAAAGAAAAACACCACAAAACAATTATTTTTCCAACAAGCACAGTACGCTTGCTCCGCAACCATCAATGGACCGACAACGTCCGAGAACTTGAACAATTTATCGAAAAGGTTACCTTGTTGGCACCTGAAGACCATTACGTTGTTACACAAGACAAACTAGAAATGTATTTCAAGGAAAAAGACCTGGCATTTGTTGAAGAACAAAGTTTTACTTTTTTTAATTCTTTAAATGAAGCCACCTCTACCTTTGAAAAAAAATTTCTCCTGTATTTTTTGAGAAAAAATAAATATGACCTTGATCAAGTATCAAGCAAGCTTAGTATTAACACTTCTCAACTGCGATCCAAGATGCTCGATCTTAATATTGATGATATAAAAAGCTCGTAA
- a CDS encoding MoxR family ATPase yields MDSITNAAAEQIKEHSLKWQTLKSEIQKTIVGQEYVIDRIFIGLLCGGHILLEGVPGLAKTTLIKTISQAIGLDFKRIQFTPDLLPADLLGTLVYNPKTQEFQTRKGPIFTNLLLADEINRAPAKVQSALLEAMQERQITLGDSTFHLEDNFLVLATQNPIDQEGTYRLPEAQVDRFMFKLLMGYPTIQEEKEIVYKANNQQKINTVLDKEEINAAKNLVNQVYIDDKVIEYTLKLVFASRTPQDFNLDDIHFFIQYGASPRATLAINQAAKAHAFLRKRHFVIPDDVKAVAPDILRHRILLTYEAEAENITTDQIIQQILRTIPTP; encoded by the coding sequence ATGGACAGCATAACGAATGCAGCAGCCGAACAAATAAAAGAACACAGTCTTAAATGGCAAACACTCAAAAGTGAAATACAAAAGACTATTGTCGGTCAAGAATATGTCATTGATCGTATTTTTATCGGTCTTTTGTGTGGCGGCCACATTTTACTTGAAGGCGTTCCGGGGCTTGCAAAAACAACCTTAATTAAAACAATTTCTCAGGCAATTGGCCTTGATTTCAAACGCATTCAATTTACACCCGATCTCTTGCCAGCAGATTTATTAGGCACCTTAGTTTACAACCCAAAAACACAAGAATTTCAAACACGCAAGGGCCCCATTTTTACCAATCTGTTACTTGCTGACGAAATAAACCGCGCCCCCGCCAAAGTACAATCTGCATTGCTTGAAGCCATGCAAGAACGACAAATTACACTTGGCGACAGCACATTTCATCTCGAAGATAATTTCTTGGTTCTTGCAACACAAAATCCGATCGACCAAGAAGGTACCTACCGCCTTCCAGAAGCTCAAGTTGACCGTTTTATGTTTAAACTATTGATGGGCTACCCAACAATACAAGAAGAAAAAGAAATCGTTTACAAAGCAAATAACCAACAAAAAATTAATACCGTTTTAGATAAAGAAGAAATTAACGCCGCAAAAAACTTGGTCAACCAGGTGTATATCGATGATAAAGTAATTGAATACACACTTAAACTTGTTTTTGCATCCAGAACCCCTCAAGACTTTAACCTCGACGATATTCATTTTTTTATTCAATACGGCGCCTCTCCCCGCGCAACTCTTGCTATCAACCAAGCCGCAAAGGCACATGCTTTTTTACGCAAGCGCCATTTTGTGATACCGGACGACGTAAAAGCGGTTGCTCCCGATATTTTGCGTCACCGTATTTTGCTCACGTACGAAGCCGAAGCAGAAAACATTACAACCGACCAAATCATACAACAAATTTTACGGACCATCCCAACTCCCTAA
- the pilM gene encoding pilus assembly protein PilM: MIKKIFFPAKIGSHRLYPEYIFGISIDEHKVYGTLVYAKNACSSVENLYEQPIEKQENSTHEQATAQALKKLVTNVKHYDQLNIAIPSSIVVFKELEVPFIDEDKIRMVLEYEIEEKLPFSVNDAVVDFIITKKNKSLNSAQILVAAVRHQDLQKILDIFVEADLTANHVTIDLFALYGLYLQMPEFSQNEETNALIELDLYSSRISLIHHNELRMTRHVPRGIAAVAQEVGKEINISTEKALEKIVRYGLKPGGDDAFDKSVQQHMINFFYDIQFTLNSFSLKLPNYKGINKILFCGQAAGLLGLMRFCGDLLQLPCTIFDPSSIFTNKNIKKKNLRQEPSVWHEYATVLGVALVLPTHENFDLRRKQFELIDYDLIKKQLIAGIILIVALFTTIIMQGYFQINTLKTTSNDLESREIGKIIDMIPRKDRPRSNQLKTVISRAEKVLNEKMELWEPFKKERIQPLEILLELTSIMDNKLFMIDVEGITIDTAARGSDILKVEIDGYFKSKKGTGSHFAEFTELQRRFNSSNLLKPKKFTEHPAGDKGIQFNIELKKHEEADEEQV; the protein is encoded by the coding sequence ATGATCAAGAAAATATTCTTCCCGGCAAAAATTGGCTCGCATCGTCTTTATCCCGAGTATATTTTTGGTATCTCGATTGATGAGCATAAAGTTTATGGCACCCTTGTTTATGCAAAAAACGCTTGTTCTTCGGTTGAAAATTTATATGAGCAGCCAATAGAAAAACAAGAAAACAGTACCCATGAACAAGCAACCGCCCAAGCATTAAAAAAACTCGTTACCAATGTTAAGCATTATGACCAACTTAACATTGCCATACCATCCTCAATCGTTGTTTTTAAAGAGCTTGAAGTGCCATTCATTGATGAAGATAAAATTCGCATGGTACTTGAATATGAAATTGAAGAAAAATTGCCATTTTCAGTTAATGATGCAGTTGTTGATTTTATCATCACTAAAAAAAATAAAAGCCTCAATTCTGCACAAATTTTAGTAGCTGCCGTACGCCACCAAGACCTTCAAAAAATTCTTGATATCTTTGTAGAGGCTGACCTTACCGCCAATCATGTTACTATCGATCTTTTTGCCCTCTACGGCCTTTATTTGCAAATGCCAGAATTTAGCCAAAACGAAGAAACCAACGCACTTATTGAGCTTGATTTATATTCTTCGCGCATTTCGCTCATTCATCACAACGAACTTCGCATGACGCGTCACGTCCCACGCGGCATTGCCGCCGTTGCGCAAGAAGTTGGCAAAGAAATAAATATATCAACCGAAAAAGCACTCGAAAAAATAGTACGTTATGGCCTCAAGCCAGGTGGTGATGATGCTTTTGATAAAAGTGTTCAACAACATATGATCAACTTTTTTTACGATATACAATTTACACTCAATTCATTCAGTCTCAAGCTACCTAATTACAAAGGCATTAACAAAATTTTATTTTGCGGCCAAGCGGCCGGCTTGCTTGGTTTGATGCGATTTTGTGGCGATTTATTACAATTGCCGTGCACTATTTTTGACCCTTCAAGCATTTTTACTAACAAAAATATTAAGAAAAAAAACTTACGCCAAGAACCTTCTGTGTGGCACGAATATGCCACCGTTTTGGGCGTAGCATTAGTCCTGCCAACACATGAAAACTTTGATTTACGTCGCAAGCAATTTGAATTGATTGATTATGACTTAATCAAAAAACAGCTTATTGCCGGCATTATTTTAATTGTCGCACTTTTTACCACAATAATCATGCAGGGTTATTTTCAAATTAATACACTAAAAACAACGTCCAATGATCTTGAAAGCCGGGAGATTGGTAAAATAATTGATATGATTCCACGCAAAGACCGCCCACGTAGCAACCAGCTTAAAACCGTTATTTCACGAGCAGAAAAAGTGCTTAATGAAAAAATGGAACTCTGGGAGCCCTTTAAAAAAGAGCGCATTCAGCCGCTTGAAATATTACTTGAGTTAACCAGCATCATGGATAATAAATTATTTATGATTGATGTTGAAGGCATTACTATCGATACAGCAGCTCGCGGCTCTGATATTTTAAAAGTAGAAATTGATGGATATTTTAAATCTAAAAAGGGCACCGGCTCACACTTTGCAGAATTTACCGAGCTTCAAAGAAGGTTTAATAGCTCTAATTTACTCAAGCCAAAAAAATTTACCGAGCACCCAGCAGGTGACAAAGGTATTCAATTTAATATCGAACTAAAGAAACACGAAGAAGCAGACGAAGAACAAGTATGA
- a CDS encoding TIGR00730 family Rossman fold protein, producing the protein MFKRLKYYMRFLKSLFQINFRLLWGMWRLTKLPQPTITVFGGSRIDVNSIYAQKARQLAKMLVADGFSIITGGGPGIMEAANEGALDFVQECDVNDRTRCKPIVSAGIGLLRLNKEEANPYVQENIVMDHFFTRKWLLVRYSIGFVIFPGGFGTLDELFEIVTLMQTDHMQQAPIVLVDSSYWQHIIQWIEEKALAENLIAPKDRNIIQVVDTVEEAFKIIKTFCSEQQE; encoded by the coding sequence ATGTTCAAGCGCTTAAAATATTATATGCGTTTCTTAAAAAGTTTATTTCAAATAAATTTTCGTCTTTTGTGGGGCATGTGGCGGCTTACTAAATTACCACAACCAACAATTACCGTGTTTGGTGGTTCACGGATTGATGTAAATAGTATCTATGCTCAAAAAGCACGTCAACTTGCAAAAATGCTGGTTGCTGATGGCTTTTCAATTATTACGGGCGGTGGCCCCGGTATTATGGAAGCAGCAAATGAAGGTGCGCTTGATTTTGTACAAGAATGTGATGTCAACGACAGAACGCGTTGTAAGCCAATTGTTTCTGCTGGTATTGGTTTATTGCGCTTGAACAAAGAAGAAGCAAATCCTTATGTTCAAGAAAATATTGTGATGGATCATTTTTTTACGCGCAAATGGTTGCTTGTGCGGTACTCAATCGGATTTGTTATATTTCCGGGTGGCTTTGGCACACTTGATGAATTGTTTGAAATAGTAACGCTCATGCAAACCGATCATATGCAACAGGCGCCCATTGTGCTCGTTGACAGTTCTTATTGGCAGCACATTATTCAATGGATTGAAGAAAAGGCATTGGCAGAAAACCTCATTGCACCAAAAGATCGCAATATTATTCAAGTGGTCGACACGGTTGAAGAAGCCTTCAAAATCATCAAAACGTTTTGTAGTGAACAGCAAGAATAA
- a CDS encoding aldolase, with protein MAKSIRRIVEEKSVHIPASVPQALRKEYEKNYLRVTASSGRLFLFAADQKLEHLNHDFVGKGIAKDAANPEHLFEIASKGRIGAFATQLGLISKYGSDYPDVSYIVKMNGKTNVVPTSDRDPVSRLLCTIDDVLEFKKNSGLTIAGIGYTLYVGSIYEADMLAEAAQVIYQAQRHGLVTVLWCYPRGKAVKNELHENMIAGAAGVGAALGADFVKVNAPDAANGFESAQRLVQATHAAGRTKVICAGGPSKDPKAFLEDLYHQIHTGGTNGIAIGRNIFQKPLKEALNFCKAVAKIVIDDGAVEKAKALLGEK; from the coding sequence ATGGCCAAGTCGATACGTAGAATTGTTGAAGAAAAATCGGTCCACATTCCGGCGAGTGTGCCGCAAGCGTTGCGCAAAGAATATGAAAAAAATTATTTACGAGTGACTGCCAGCTCTGGGCGACTTTTTCTTTTTGCGGCAGACCAAAAGCTCGAGCATTTAAATCACGATTTTGTTGGTAAAGGTATTGCTAAAGATGCCGCCAATCCAGAACATTTATTTGAAATTGCAAGCAAAGGGCGTATTGGTGCTTTTGCTACGCAGCTTGGGTTGATTAGTAAATATGGCAGCGATTATCCTGATGTTTCTTACATTGTAAAAATGAACGGTAAAACGAACGTCGTGCCGACCAGCGATAGAGATCCGGTTAGTCGTTTGTTGTGCACGATTGATGATGTTCTTGAGTTCAAAAAAAACTCGGGCTTAACAATTGCCGGCATTGGCTACACACTTTATGTTGGCAGCATTTACGAAGCCGACATGTTGGCCGAAGCTGCCCAAGTTATTTATCAAGCACAGCGGCATGGGTTGGTTACGGTTTTGTGGTGCTATCCGCGTGGCAAGGCAGTTAAAAATGAGCTGCATGAAAATATGATTGCTGGGGCAGCGGGCGTTGGTGCGGCACTTGGTGCTGATTTTGTCAAAGTAAATGCTCCTGATGCTGCCAACGGTTTTGAAAGTGCGCAGCGCTTGGTACAAGCTACTCATGCTGCCGGTCGGACCAAAGTTATTTGTGCTGGTGGGCCATCAAAAGATCCAAAGGCTTTTCTTGAAGATTTATATCATCAGATTCATACGGGTGGGACAAATGGCATAGCCATTGGTCGCAATATTTTTCAAAAGCCACTCAAAGAAGCGTTAAATTTCTGCAAGGCTGTCGCAAAAATTGTGATTGATGATGGCGCTGTTGAAAAGGCAAAAGCTTTGCTTGGTGAAAAATAA
- the dapF gene encoding diaminopimelate epimerase: MLLKNFIKYQSLGNDFIVLDWYKKPDMYIQSMLGSQRWHDFIVSMCNRHTGVGADGVLVLKTDPSRHLHEMLIFNADGSQAQMCLNGLRCMVHYLFTQYGLSNVIDVRLGARIMNNQVEGTRDKLEEIVITTHVGQVDYQETCAIKIGKESLVGNCVNVGNPHFIVMKEVDTAWLGQYGHTIERHTAFPEGTNVEFVWPDAHESDLFHMLVHERGCGITQACSSGAAAVLSVLKKQKLLEAGRVVRIRMLGGTVLGWCNDQNEIFLKAQAICVFQGNF; the protein is encoded by the coding sequence ATGTTGCTGAAAAACTTTATTAAATATCAATCGTTGGGCAACGATTTCATTGTGCTTGATTGGTACAAAAAGCCCGATATGTACATTCAAAGTATGCTGGGGAGTCAGCGCTGGCACGATTTTATTGTCAGTATGTGCAACCGGCATACTGGCGTTGGTGCCGATGGTGTTTTAGTATTAAAAACAGATCCAAGTCGGCATTTGCACGAGATGCTTATTTTTAATGCGGACGGATCGCAAGCGCAGATGTGTTTAAATGGTTTGCGCTGCATGGTGCATTATTTATTTACGCAGTACGGGCTGAGTAATGTTATCGACGTGCGGCTTGGGGCGCGCATTATGAATAATCAGGTTGAAGGTACGCGTGACAAGCTTGAAGAGATAGTGATTACGACGCATGTTGGACAAGTAGATTACCAAGAAACTTGTGCAATAAAAATTGGCAAAGAATCGCTCGTTGGTAATTGCGTTAATGTAGGGAACCCGCATTTTATTGTCATGAAAGAAGTTGATACAGCCTGGCTTGGGCAGTATGGTCACACTATTGAGCGGCATACAGCGTTTCCAGAAGGAACTAATGTTGAGTTTGTCTGGCCAGATGCTCATGAGTCTGATCTTTTTCATATGCTGGTGCATGAGCGTGGCTGTGGCATAACGCAGGCTTGTAGCTCTGGTGCGGCGGCAGTTTTGTCTGTTTTAAAAAAACAAAAATTATTAGAAGCGGGTCGCGTAGTACGCATACGTATGCTGGGCGGAACGGTACTTGGTTGGTGCAACGATCAGAACGAGATTTTTTTAAAGGCTCAAGCAATCTGTGTTTTTCAGGGTAATTTTTAG
- a CDS encoding cysteine synthase family protein, whose protein sequence is MNETTKKYKSMLDMIGNTPLIKLDLGVRPTVLAKLEFLNPGGSIKDRSALFMVEEAERTGKLRPGGTIVEATSGNQGIALAMIGAVKGYRVIITVPDRTAEEKVAILRAYGAEVYVCPNTDSHHDPRGYHARAEALCKEISGAFMPNQYFNPLNRKAHYSSTGPEIWQQTNGAVTHVIAGAGTCGTMCGIAEYLKEQNPAVKVVGVDAATSFYSSPTPKAYKVEGLGIDVMSDVFVESLIDTIVPITDEDAFAMTRRAATDYGLLVGISSGAVLHVALEYAKGLDENDVVVVILADSGRSYLKKVFMNEEISKKTTAYVAEKLY, encoded by the coding sequence ATGAATGAAACAACCAAAAAATACAAAAGTATGCTTGATATGATTGGGAATACCCCACTCATTAAACTTGATCTTGGCGTGCGGCCAACCGTTTTGGCTAAGCTAGAATTTTTAAATCCAGGTGGCAGCATCAAAGACCGCAGTGCTTTGTTTATGGTCGAAGAGGCTGAGCGTACCGGTAAACTTAGGCCGGGTGGTACTATTGTTGAAGCGACGTCAGGTAATCAAGGAATTGCATTGGCGATGATTGGTGCGGTCAAGGGCTATCGTGTGATTATTACCGTACCTGACCGCACAGCTGAAGAAAAAGTAGCTATATTGCGGGCTTATGGCGCCGAAGTTTATGTCTGCCCGAATACCGATTCGCACCATGATCCGCGAGGCTACCATGCCCGAGCGGAGGCTTTATGTAAAGAAATTTCGGGCGCATTTATGCCAAACCAATATTTCAATCCGCTTAATCGTAAAGCGCACTACTCCTCAACCGGGCCTGAAATTTGGCAGCAAACCAATGGTGCGGTAACGCATGTTATTGCCGGTGCTGGGACCTGCGGTACTATGTGTGGCATTGCTGAATATCTCAAAGAACAAAACCCTGCCGTCAAAGTTGTTGGGGTTGATGCGGCAACGTCATTTTATTCTTCGCCAACGCCCAAAGCGTACAAAGTTGAGGGACTGGGTATTGACGTGATGAGTGATGTTTTTGTTGAATCACTGATCGATACCATTGTGCCAATTACTGATGAAGATGCTTTTGCCATGACGCGCCGAGCGGCAACTGATTATGGCTTGTTGGTCGGAATCAGCAGCGGGGCGGTGTTACACGTTGCGTTAGAATATGCCAAAGGTCTTGATGAAAACGATGTTGTTGTGGTGATCTTGGCAGACTCTGGTCGCTCTTATTTGAAAAAAGTTTTTATGAACGAAGAGATTTCTAAAAAAACGACTGCTTATGTTGCTGAAAAACTTTATTAA